From a region of the Pseudoxanthomonas sp. X-1 genome:
- the hisIE gene encoding bifunctional phosphoribosyl-AMP cyclohydrolase/phosphoribosyl-ATP diphosphatase HisIE: MDTTDTLDWAKGEGLLPAVVQDADTLRVLMLGYMNEEALRVTRERGHVTFYSRSKQRLWTKGETSGHFLDVVDIQADCDNDTLLVLARPHGHTCHLQRPSCFAEAPGLAGVGAATAAKEPPRASPSAAVGQEATRAAPTDIGFLGELDALIAQRHARRPEGSYTTRLFEGGTRRIAQKVGEEGVETALAGVAQGDAELLGESADLLYHLTVLLRARGLSLADAVAVLKQRHAG, from the coding sequence ATGGATACGACCGACACACTGGACTGGGCCAAGGGCGAGGGCCTGCTGCCTGCCGTGGTGCAGGACGCCGACACGCTGCGCGTGCTGATGCTGGGCTACATGAACGAAGAAGCCCTGCGGGTCACGCGTGAGCGCGGCCACGTCACCTTCTACAGCCGCAGCAAGCAGCGCCTGTGGACCAAGGGCGAGACCTCCGGGCACTTCCTGGACGTGGTGGACATCCAGGCCGACTGCGACAACGACACGCTGCTGGTGCTGGCGCGCCCGCACGGGCACACCTGCCACCTGCAGCGGCCCAGCTGCTTTGCCGAGGCGCCGGGTTTGGCGGGCGTGGGAGCCGCCACGGCGGCGAAGGAGCCTCCCCGGGCAAGCCCCAGCGCCGCCGTTGGCCAAGAGGCCACAAGGGCGGCTCCAACGGACATCGGGTTCCTGGGGGAGCTCGACGCGCTGATCGCGCAGCGCCACGCGCGGCGACCGGAAGGCAGCTACACCACGCGCCTGTTCGAGGGCGGAACGCGCCGCATCGCGCAGAAGGTGGGCGAGGAGGGCGTGGAAACCGCGCTGGCCGGCGTCGCCCAGGGCGATGCCGAACTGCTCGGCGAAAGCGCCGATCTGCTCTACCACCTCACCGTCCTGTTGCGCGCCCGTGGGCTGTCCCTGGCCGACGCGGTCGCGGTGCTGAAGCAGCGCCACGCCGGCTAG